GCGGAAGCGTGGCGTAGATCCCGTCCTCAGCCGCCTGCTGCGGCGGGCAGGACAGGTTTGGAAACCTTGCGCTACGGGTTGCCATTTCTCCCGGTTGTGGCAGTGTATGGGCCGACCACATTATGAACAAACCGAAGATTATTGCCTATTTGAAGCCGTCCTGCGGCTGGAGCCAGGGCGTGCGCGCGATCATGCGCAAGTACGATCTGCCATTTGAGGACCGCGACATCATCAACGATCCTTTGCAGCGCCAGGAGATGATTGAGAAGAGCGGCCAGATGCTGAGCCCATGCGTGGAGGTGAATGGACACATGTTGCCCGACATCAGTGGCGACGAGGTTGAAGCCTACCTGCTGGCAAATAATCTGGTGCAGCCCGTGAATCGCACTGCCGATTCGCCGACGAATCAGCCCTGCGCGCATGAAATGCCCGGCGGCGCGCCCGTTAATTTTCATCGCTGATCTCCGATCCACATTTCAAGAGCGCGAAAGCTGCGAGGCTTTCGCGCTCTTGCGTACGCAGGACGTGCATGTCGGATCGGCAGCCGGAGGAGAGGGCAGGGGAGAGGAGGAGCGTTTGAGCTTGGGAACGAAGTCACGCTATAGAACGAATCAGCGCACCCTCTCTCCCAGCCCTTCTCCCGCTCCTGCGTCGCAGGCGAGGGGAGAAAATCAGTCTGAAAACGAGCGCCCTGGTTTGCGTGTAAAGCCCGATTCAACTCCCTCTCTTCCGCTCCGAGCGGAGGAGAGGGCGGGGGGAGAGGAGGGCACGCTATAGAACGAATTAGCGCACCCTCTCTCCCAGCCCCTCTCCCGCTCCTGCGTCGCAGGCGAGGGGAGAAAATCAGTCTGAAAACGAGCGCCCTGATTTGGGTGTAAAGCCCCATTCAA
The nucleotide sequence above comes from Verrucomicrobiia bacterium. Encoded proteins:
- a CDS encoding glutaredoxin, translating into MNKPKIIAYLKPSCGWSQGVRAIMRKYDLPFEDRDIINDPLQRQEMIEKSGQMLSPCVEVNGHMLPDISGDEVEAYLLANNLVQPVNRTADSPTNQPCAHEMPGGAPVNFHR